The following nucleotide sequence is from Citrus sinensis cultivar Valencia sweet orange chromosome 6, DVS_A1.0, whole genome shotgun sequence.
GCATATGAACTTGTGAAATAAACTACAGAATTACTAGCTGCTTAGTGTGTTGATTAATTGTGCATATCAAGTGAATTATTGATGGACCATGATTATTCAAAAGTGTATTAAGTGAAAATTTCACCATGTGTTTACTTCTAAATTTTGATGGTTTAAACATGCCTAAGATAATTGCCTCCTTTGAGATTACTAGCATCATTGTTTCAAGTAGAGTGGGTAATCCTCTAGATTCTgaagttataatattatgttatgcTAAATTAATTAGGTAAGTGAATTTCATGGACCATTacaaagtttgaaaaatagatttattCTGAAggtttattaaatgaaatgagCCTAATGCCTTGagttatttcttaatttataacCAGGTTTGGGACTACTTTGTAGTATATTCCGACTCTCTCTCTTATTGCTAGAAAAAAGTATAACCATATAAGCAATGGCTACAAATACAAGCACGGAAGATCAAAGAAAACGCACTATGGAGGCATTGGAGCGAAGGTTTGCAACTGCGAAAGCTGAGGCGCTTCAACAAGTGAAGCATGGGAAAAAGAGATCACTCAACGATGATGAAATGGAAACTCCTGCGACAAATTCTTCACATATTGCTTCCTCACCGCATGTAACGGATAGATCAGCTGCTAACACCCCGAAATCCTTATCTAAGAAAGGTTGGCATATTTCAGTTGCTTAAAATTGGATATTGTACTCATGGTTTCCATTTTCACTTGCTTCTTGAgttcttttttctaaattcATTCTTTGCTTTCTAGAAATTGTGCAGTTCATTGTGGAGTATAAAGTGTCCTACATCATCTActatatttcattttgatcATTGCCTCCACATTAACCAAATTTTACTTGCATTTTGGATTATACGTAGGGAATTTCACTTTCTCGGGTTACACTGCATTCCAAGGTATTACTTCATGCTTAATggtttttttcctctttctcaATAGAAGGCATTTTCCTGTGCTTTCATGTTACTTAAGTATATCGATTGTTGATATTGTACAGATTTGGAAGAAAGTGGATTAACATATTCTCAGCTCCCCCAGTCCATACATGAGAATCTGCTGACAACCAATGTCGAGGTATGTTTTTGCTGAAAGAATCAAAACTAGCTATGGTTTTACAATTCACGGGATAATATATTTTAGCTTCTTTGTCTGAACATCTCTTGGAATCTTTGCAGCCTTCTAGTAGAGGAAGCACAGTAGATAATGTTTTGCATGGGCTTTTTCAAAATGGTGATTCAGCTCAGAAGTATCTGCAGGGATCAAGAAGCATGAAAATTGACAACTGGATCCTCCTCGATAATTATGTACAAGGACGTAATGTATCCCCTGGCTCTCACATTAAGGCCTTGCAAATCCACTCAAAACGGTCTAGAAAGCACATGTCCATGAAACAGCTTAAAAGAAGTGGAGCACTTGATTTGCCAAAGGATCTGCAAAAGTGAGTTACCAGAGATGCATATGGTTGTGTATATGGTGGTAGTTTGCAATGTCTTTGTTTCTCTCCATCTGCACTTGTATTTTGGTCCACCATTATTGTTTGATATTGAGTGATCTTTGTTAGGTTTGCAGTGTCTTCTATTTCATTTCGTATTTGATCAGATCAGCGTAGACATTGTCTTCTTTTCAACCAtgaagatataaaaataaactttttgtttttcctgaTTTTGCTTTATATATTTGGGGGGAAATATGAAAGAATAGTGCATTCTTCCTGAATGTGTGAGAGATAGGAAGATCTTTGATCAATGGATTTCTTCTCCATGGTCAAAATTATGTGCTTGGAGATGTATGTTATAACATGATTTTAATATGAgcaattcttttctttttcctcttgaAGTAGTTCGcctaaaattgttgttttGAGTTTGATTGCAGGTTTGAGAAGTATAAGCCAATGCATGAAATGTGGAAGGGCTATATTACACAACTTCTTAAAAGCACTGGGTGTGATATCATTTCCTAATAATGTTTCtgaattttcattataattgTTGGAATTCTGTAACCATACCTCCCTTCAATCATGCAGGAAAAATCAGTTGGCCCAGTGTCTTCTTAGTGCAGATTTACACGGTGCTAATATTATAGGTAACATGCTCTTATCTGTGACGTCAATTTTACTGTAATAAACACCAATGGGAATCACAGAAGCTACTTTCTTCTCCTACTTCTAATTTGCTCTCGTCtgttttcaaaaaattgttaaacttGTCTTCTTTGAAAATTATCTAAATCATACTCACCTTCTCTtgttcttattctttttcttcattgtgagaaaattttctaaacATGATCATTTCAGCTAGAACTGGTCCAAGAACTATATAAACCATACAAACTTGGGCAGATCTTTAATGTGTAAGACTATTTGCACATATGCAACTCTTTTCTGATTTTACAGAACTCTTAAACTTGTCTTGCTGAAGGAGAGCATTATAGTGCTAACAAACCAATTGTGCTCAAGAAAGACCAACAGCTGAGCTCTGTTGTTCATCAGGTCTCCACATAGTCTAACTGCCTCATAAAGAGGAGCAATTGGATGAACAAGTTGTTAGTGGAGAAAcattttattgtctttaacAGAGCATGTTagtttattttagtaatttgctCTTTAGGCCAAGTCCTGTCAAAAAGTTGAATGGCAGGGAGTGTGTTCGTGGTCTCGACCCCGTTAGAGATGCCAATTgcactaaaataaaatgattgcTTTCAATAATCCTCCCAATTCTTTTGCAGTTGCAGAGTGTAAGACATCTGCTCTCACTGGATTGAGTGGTATAATGATTCGTGAAACTACAGAAACATTTGGGATGGTTACACCAGATGATAAATTTCATGGTAATTCAGCCTTTTATgtactttaaattaatatggcCAAAATTATTCCAACTTATTATGCAtggttcaaataatttttttgagctTCTTTCCACATATGCATTTGTTTTAAGTCTGTGCTTGGTTTGCCAAGTAGTTTAACTTGGAAATGatataataacataattttgCAAATGTTGGTGTATACATGCGGATCTCTTTCAATGATTGCACTTTTTAGTTTCTTGTAAACTCTAGATGCATCTTTTTCCTCAGTGATGTTataatgtgaaataaaaaaatgaaaaaatttttaaaaaaagtaatgattGGCATAGTTGGgagaagacaaaaaaaaagtgtcaAAAACATGGAAAGCACATTACAAGTTTAAACATGCAATGAAGGTTTCATTTGCATTATCTCATAAATTTCACATCAAGGGCACCTGTCATGTTATTGCATCATGAGGACTTTAGCAAGATATAAGCTTTTAGGTAAAAGTCAACAATAACTCTATGAATTTCACATCTAGAGCAGCTGTTGAGGTTCTTGTACCACAAGGACTTGATGCATTATTGCATTATAGGGAAAATTAAGTTTGTAAGACATCATTTGAGTCTATTATTGTTGTGGGGTGCATAAAGTCATCAATAACTGTGGCTCAGCTATTTGatgtttgatttcattttgGGTAATTTGCAGTTGTTCCTAAAAAGGTTTCTGTCCTCATGTTCCGAGTTGACTGCTGGAAGATAACGTTGTTGGGAGACAAACTTACTTCAAGAAATTTGGGATTGTAGTGTTGCTATTAATCATTGCGTCCCAGGTAATCTTCATTGACATCTGCTTAGTATCAgccaataaatattattagtgtTTATATCTTGCAAAGACTAAAAAGTAGAGGAGATTGTATAGCACAAGTAAACTTTCTGGTCTTTTAATGTGATatcaatttttcttcaaaattaaatgtgGATTGATTTGTCATTGAAAGTTGTCTGCCCAGTAGAGTGTCTTTCTCACTTGCTTCGTAGAGAAAATATGATGATGTCTTATACCAAACTCATAGGAGTTTATGACTTGGGAGTGTAATTGGTAAAAACTTCTAGCGTTTTTACAGATTgatttctgagctggcttttGATTGACATTATATATGACAACAAAGCAGTGAAGCATGAAAGTACTGCCCTTTAAGTTCATATTAAGTGCTCATCAAACCATCTGATTGacttataacaaaattaaacacacTGTTTTCTTGAATCAAAGGTTCATCATCATGGTGAGCTTTGGCTTGTTGGAACCTAGTTTCTCTCCCCCACCCAAACCCCTTTTTGTTATCACAGTGGCTGTTCTACTTCTTGGTTATGCAGGTTGATTCTAATTATCTTTGGCCAAAACTTTTGCCTTGTCTATACtcaatttttggaaaatgaaaaaaaaaaaaaaaatctataatgtTGGTTGTTAGGATGAAAGAGCCAATTGGTTAAGGATTAAGTTTAGCTTTCATTGGAAGATTAGAGATCAAGATCTGGATGTTAtagaaaagttatttttaatcaatagATAATTTGCAAGTCCCTTAACAACCAATAAGACTTCTATATGAAGATTAACATACGTTTCTCTTTATGATTCATTATATTGTTGGTGTagcattataaatatatttagtaCAATTTGTAATACATTCTATGTAATATGTTTGTCATTAGCTCAATAACCCCCTAGTTTTGCACCTTGCAACTTTATTACCTCAATTGGACAACAAAAAGACAATAGTAGGTACCATATTATTTAAAGAACAAAAGCATTTTAAGTTCAATTATTTGCCTTTTTCTTATAATGATTTGAAAGACATTTAATCTCTTGTTTTGGTAAAAAGTTCAACACCCGGGTCATGTAATGGTGCAATTTCCTTTTGTCTCTTTCCAATGAAATGGGGTTGCGTTATAGTGCTTGCTTTAATTGATCTTGGTGCCCGCCCAAGGGGAATGACCAAAGGCCACAAGCTATTGAAATTATTGGCTGCTGCTTTCATTGTTAATAAAGCAAGGGCTTAAACATCAACTTTATTCTTTGATTCATCCTTAAAGAAGGTAAATGTTAATCATAATTAAACAGTTCAAGACATTATATTTTTGGATAATTAGATACCCAATGGAATAATATTTCACTTTTTCCCCCTACTTTGTTTTCCCATTCTTTTTCCATAATGTTCCTAAAGTTCTTCCTTATGCTATGAGATCGCAGGCATGGCTGAATTACCAATAGTCCAAGTAATGGTTGTTTATGACTTCATGTCGTGTTTTCCACAGCCTGGTAACTGGTATTGCAGAAGCAGTTTGGTGTCGTATCATTATTAATCATGTTTAATTTTGCctttttgaaatcaatttattgttttgttagataagaaatctaaaatttgtactcatttatttttatcttatttcttGGACTGACCCGTTTGATGTAGAGAATGCTAATCCGTTGGAAAATCACTAAATTGGTGTACAATTATGGTTTGAAATATGTTCTTTTTATGGGAgtaaaacgaaaatgatttagtATCAAAAGATATTAGTAACGAAATAATCAATTGAAAGTTACTTctcattagaaaataattaagttgttaGAATACATCAATATTAATGAGTTAAAGgggcaaattattattatatttaaaaaaaaaactgaatttaaagatttgaattgaattcatTGTCTTATGCTTTTTATCGTACAAATTTGGTggtgttgaaattttttataagaactaATATATCATACTTCTCGACGTTCTTCATttaggaaaagaaaatctaaaaaaaaaaaaaaaagaagcaccAGTAACCAAGTGGAATGGTGATGTTAGATTATTTAATGAtagagattttaaaattttttgtttcagatTATTTTTCAGACAATGTGATATAAGATGTGGAATTCAttgattgatttataattttatatgagatttaagtaaattaattatattatcttatcATCTAATTAAAGAATAACACTTTATTTGTTGGCTTGTGCTCTAGATTcgtattttatatcaaatttagattcttaCCGAGTTGTGCCTTATACTCAGATTGTTAATATTTCAATTGATAGTTATTTTAATGAGGATAacgtataattaaatttttactggacatgattataaataaagaataatcGTAACGTACCagacaaaaattataaaagttatatAAAAGGCTGCAGATCAGTTTTAAAACCAAATTCAAGTTGTGCATTTATATGTGCCCTGGCACGAGGGTAAGTATTAAATGATATCGTCGcatcaaatgaaattttaagacACCCCCCGTGAATTTAAAATACAACGACCACTGCGTCCTTCGAATCGCCCAAATTGGACATCTGGGCGCACGTTTAAACTGTGGAGGTAGTAGACCCACATTATAACTCTCGTGTCCCACCCCACTGCATGCTCCATCTTTTACGGCAACATTAAACCACAAGATCATTGAAGTGTTATACCATTTTAGAGTTTCAAGATATCAAGTTCCATTGACGCACCCAAAAAGCAAGTAACGGTTTCATCCCAAGAAGAACTAGAGACTCTTCTGGattcaatatattttcaaaaaagaaaaaaaaagagtaattttatacaaattgatcAATATTATAATCAGTAgtgatatatttaaaaattgctttataaattacatgacacaaaagaaaataattaggtAGATCTTGTGATACTTTAATCCATCTAATAAGTAACCAACTTAAATGATTCATATTATAGTATTTAAcacttttattataattcataatcattttttattctgaGAAGTGAGGCGGTAAATTAAAAAGGAGATCACTTTGAGGATATAAATTTGAACCCTGTAAGGtctccatatatatattttaacaaagtatagaatatatatatttctgcACATTATCAAAATTTCCTGTAGACCCAGAATATAATGCACATTATCAAATGCAAATTTATTCCCAATACTTGGTCAATttcattctctctttttttatttgttcccGGATAAAATTTTGGTGAGCTCATTCAATGAGTTAAATTATACAATAACTCAATTTTACAAAACTGAAACGTTACGAAATTAATAGAgaaatttatgataaataaattgtcttttatttcctctaatttatactaatacacaaaattaatagataacaataaaatacaaaaaaaaaagaaaaaaaaatctttcgTTAGGGAATTTTTGTAgtgttcaaaattcaaaagggGGAAAGTAGTAGTTGTAAACGCAGATGGGCAGGCGCCCGCGCCAGTCAGCGGCAGTCCACATCAAATCACGTGAAGCGAAAACGGGAGCGTGGAAAAGCGCGCGTGGGAAGAGAGAGCGTGGGCGAAGGGAGTTAGTAGGAAGAAGCATCTACGTATAGGAAAATACGCCCAGTAAACTCTTTTGGTAGCTTGCTTGGTCTGTCCACTGACAGAAACGAAGACTCACTCGGGAACTGCGCAGCAGCACCTGCATTGCATTGCAGTTCAAAGCTATATCCACTTTCCTTAAGACCGCGTTTGGCTACCCACATttaactctctctctccctcttttAAGGATTTTTCAACTCCAAACAGCAACTAACAGTA
It contains:
- the LOC102620832 gene encoding ribonuclease MRP protein subunit POP4, which produces MATNTSTEDQRKRTMEALERRFATAKAEALQQVKHGKKRSLNDDEMETPATNSSHIASSPHVTDRSAANTPKSLSKKGNFTFSGYTAFQDLEESGLTYSQLPQSIHENLLTTNVEPSSRGSTVDNVLHGLFQNGDSAQKYLQGSRSMKIDNWILLDNYVQGRNVSPGSHIKALQIHSKRSRKHMSMKQLKRSGALDLPKDLQKFEKYKPMHEMWKGYITQLLKSTGKNQLAQCLLSADLHGANIIVAECKTSALTGLSGIMIRETTETFGMVTPDDKFHVVPKKVSVLMFRVDCWKITLLGDKLTSRNLGL